In Phaseolus vulgaris cultivar G19833 chromosome 10, P. vulgaris v2.0, whole genome shotgun sequence, a single genomic region encodes these proteins:
- the LOC137818243 gene encoding serine/threonine-protein kinase STY13-like isoform X2 — MSCRERNKGEREDKEYKNSSVGLESKSVRQSIGSIEDEQLTIDESLLIDPKLLFIGSKIGEGAHGRVYEGRYRERIVAIKVLHRGSTLEERVSLENRFAREVNMMSRVHHENLVKFIGACKDPLMVIVTEMLPGLSLRRYLITIRPKPLDLYVAIKFALDIALAMNWLHANGIIHRDLKPDNLLLTENQESVKLADFGLAREESVTEMMTAETGTYRWMAPELYSTVTLRQGEKKHYNNKVDVYSFGIVLWELLTNRMPFEGMSNLQAAYAAAFKIAAREA; from the exons ATGAGTTGCAGAGAAAGGAACAAAGGGGAAAGAGAAGACAAGGAATATAAGAACAGTTCAGTTGGATTGGAATCAAAATCAGTGAGACAAAGCATTGGCTCTATAGAAGATGAACAGCTAACAATTGATGAAAGTCTTCTGATTGACCCCAAGCTATTGTTTATTGGGTCAAAAATTGGCGAGGGAGCCCATGGGAGAGTTTATGAAGGAAG GTACAGAGAACGGATTGTTGCTATTAAAGTTCTGCATCGTGGGAGTACTTTGGAAGAAAGAGTTTCACTGGAGAATCGTTTTGCTCGGGAAGTTAATATGATGTCTCGTGTCCACCATGAGAATCTTGTGAAG TTTATTGGAGCTTGTAAGGATCCTCTGATGGTGATTGTTACAGAGATGTTACCTGGGTTGTCACTGCGAAGATATCTGATCACCATACGCCCTAAACCATTGGATCTTTATGTGGCTATAAAGTTTGCCCTTGATATTGCTTTAGCCATGAATTGGTTACATGCCAATGGCATCATACATAGAGATCTGAAGCCTG ATAATCTACTGCTCACGGAAAACCAGGAGTCAGTTAAACTTGCTGATTTTGGTCTGGCAAGAGAAGAATCTGTGACTGAGATGATGACTGCGGAAACTGGAACTTACCGTTGGATGGCACCTGAG TTGTACAGTACAGTGACACTGCGTCAAGGGGAGAAAAAGCATTACAACAATAAGGTTGATGTCTACAGCTTTGGAATTGTTTTGTGGGAGCTACTAACAAATCGCATGCCTTTTGAAGGGATGTCCAATTTACAGGCTGCTTATGCTGCTGCATTTAAG ATTGCAGCAAGAGAGGCCTAG
- the LOC137817874 gene encoding uncharacterized protein, which yields MTDLPIRKVLQKPDVVGRMVRWAVELSEFDVQYEPRGPIKGHVYVDFVVELSSLATHHEGANFRWVLSVDGSSNQHGSEAGVILEGPNGLLIEEALRFAFTGSNNQAEYDALIAGMLLAKEMGVKSLIAKSDSLLVTGQVTGEYQTKDPQMVAYRQYVQILKETFAVFELVHVPREQNA from the coding sequence ATGACAGACCTGCCCATTCGTAAGGTCTTACAGAAGCCTGATGTGGTAGGacgaatggtgcgctgggcggtggaactatCAGAGTTCGATGTGCAGTACGAACCTAGAGGCCCTATCAAAGGCCATGTTTATGTTGACTTTGTGGTAGAACTCTCCTCATTAGCCACGCACCATGAAGGAGCAAATTTCAGGTGGGTCCTCTCCGTAGATGGGTCCTCTAACCAACATGGGAGTGAGGCtggtgtcatcttggaaggaccaaacGGGTTGCTGATCGAGGAAGCCTTGCGGTTTGCTTTCACGGGAAGCAATAACCAGGCGGAGTATGATGCCCTCATAGCTGGAATGCTGCTAGCTAAGGAGATGGGGGTGAAAAGTTTGATAGCGAAGAGTGACTCCCTGTTAGTAACGGGGCAGGTTACAGGAGAGTACCAAACCAAAGACCCCCAGATGGTCGCATATCGACAGTATGTTCAGATTTTGAAGGAGACTTTCGCGGTGTTCGAGTTAGTACATGTCCCTcgagagcagaatgcctga
- the LOC137818243 gene encoding serine/threonine/tyrosine-protein kinase HT1-like isoform X1 gives MSCRERNKGEREDKEYKNSSVGLESKSVRQSIGSIEDEQLTIDESLLIDPKLLFIGSKIGEGAHGRVYEGRYRERIVAIKVLHRGSTLEERVSLENRFAREVNMMSRVHHENLVKFIGACKDPLMVIVTEMLPGLSLRRYLITIRPKPLDLYVAIKFALDIALAMNWLHANGIIHRDLKPDNLLLTENQESVKLADFGLAREESVTEMMTAETGTYRWMAPELYSTVTLRQGEKKHYNNKVDVYSFGIVLWELLTNRMPFEGMSNLQAAYAAAFKQERPSLPEDISPDLAFIIQSCWVEDPNMRPSFSQIIRMLNEFILTLQPPPLSALPEPDDEPEAVTSNGAITDFSTRNKVKFSFIRHLFSSKRTKS, from the exons ATGAGTTGCAGAGAAAGGAACAAAGGGGAAAGAGAAGACAAGGAATATAAGAACAGTTCAGTTGGATTGGAATCAAAATCAGTGAGACAAAGCATTGGCTCTATAGAAGATGAACAGCTAACAATTGATGAAAGTCTTCTGATTGACCCCAAGCTATTGTTTATTGGGTCAAAAATTGGCGAGGGAGCCCATGGGAGAGTTTATGAAGGAAG GTACAGAGAACGGATTGTTGCTATTAAAGTTCTGCATCGTGGGAGTACTTTGGAAGAAAGAGTTTCACTGGAGAATCGTTTTGCTCGGGAAGTTAATATGATGTCTCGTGTCCACCATGAGAATCTTGTGAAG TTTATTGGAGCTTGTAAGGATCCTCTGATGGTGATTGTTACAGAGATGTTACCTGGGTTGTCACTGCGAAGATATCTGATCACCATACGCCCTAAACCATTGGATCTTTATGTGGCTATAAAGTTTGCCCTTGATATTGCTTTAGCCATGAATTGGTTACATGCCAATGGCATCATACATAGAGATCTGAAGCCTG ATAATCTACTGCTCACGGAAAACCAGGAGTCAGTTAAACTTGCTGATTTTGGTCTGGCAAGAGAAGAATCTGTGACTGAGATGATGACTGCGGAAACTGGAACTTACCGTTGGATGGCACCTGAG TTGTACAGTACAGTGACACTGCGTCAAGGGGAGAAAAAGCATTACAACAATAAGGTTGATGTCTACAGCTTTGGAATTGTTTTGTGGGAGCTACTAACAAATCGCATGCCTTTTGAAGGGATGTCCAATTTACAGGCTGCTTATGCTGCTGCATTTAAG CAAGAGAGGCCTAGCCTTCCTGAAGACATATCTCCCGATCTTGCCTTTATCATACAATCATGTTGGGTTGAAGATCCTAACATGAGACCAAGCTTCAGTCAGATTATCCGCATGCTCAATGAGTTCATCCTCACTCTCCAACCGCCACCGCTTTCAGCACTGCCTGAACCTGACGACGAACCTGAGGCTGTGACAAGTAATGGCGCCATAACAGACTTTTCGACCCGAAATAAAGtaaagttttcttttattcgCCACCTTTTTTCTTCAAAGAGGACCAAAAGCTAA